Proteins co-encoded in one Myxococcus xanthus genomic window:
- a CDS encoding LysM peptidoglycan-binding domain-containing protein encodes MFLHPCLKDGLREYIVLALHEGLPNGYTLVTPARGWALERRLRQFAQDSSNQRTLQSLVYIHGHRSGMRAPLPVDEVVRQAALLLDSGVLRLAQAPPREAAVSPSFSVPQPGGVPVPVEEPVWLRLQVVDDTTDVPIAGIQLRIQLDDRSEHQARTDSEGRIDLKGVPKGGAHVLSDLEGATLDNTLALVRTGGPWSQQKPAKRGQRARGASGPRFLARVTQHRVIDGETLESVAEMYGLTVEELTRFNWNTTDAADIERHLILDVGCTRKGSRGQYVFTREDDPGILYVPRPEAIPRLPVEHSHILRVKRVPEPRHFLFSL; translated from the coding sequence ATGTTTCTCCATCCTTGTCTGAAAGACGGGTTGCGCGAGTACATTGTCCTCGCGCTCCATGAGGGGCTGCCCAACGGGTACACGCTCGTGACTCCTGCGCGGGGCTGGGCGCTGGAGCGGAGATTGCGCCAGTTCGCGCAGGATTCATCCAACCAGCGGACGCTCCAATCACTGGTCTACATCCATGGACACCGCAGCGGGATGCGCGCACCGCTGCCGGTGGACGAAGTCGTGCGGCAGGCCGCGCTCCTTCTGGACTCGGGTGTCCTTCGGCTGGCGCAGGCTCCCCCGCGCGAAGCCGCCGTTTCGCCGTCATTCTCCGTTCCCCAGCCTGGGGGTGTGCCTGTTCCGGTGGAGGAGCCGGTCTGGCTACGGCTTCAGGTGGTGGACGACACCACCGATGTGCCCATTGCCGGCATCCAGTTGCGCATCCAACTCGACGACCGGTCCGAGCATCAGGCCCGGACGGATTCAGAGGGCCGCATCGACCTGAAAGGCGTTCCGAAGGGGGGCGCCCACGTCCTGTCCGACCTCGAAGGGGCCACCCTGGACAACACGTTGGCGCTGGTGCGGACGGGAGGCCCCTGGTCCCAGCAAAAGCCCGCGAAGAGAGGTCAGCGGGCGAGGGGGGCCAGCGGGCCGCGTTTCCTCGCACGTGTCACCCAGCACCGGGTCATCGACGGAGAGACGCTGGAGAGCGTGGCGGAGATGTATGGCCTCACGGTGGAGGAGCTCACCCGCTTCAACTGGAACACCACGGATGCGGCGGACATCGAGCGGCACCTCATCCTCGATGTGGGCTGCACGCGTAAGGGCTCGCGCGGGCAGTACGTCTTCACCCGAGAGGATGACCCCGGCATCCTCTACGTTCCCCGTCCAGAGGCCATCCCCCGGCTGCCTGTGGAGCACAGTCACATCCTGCGGGTGAAGCGCGTCCCGGAGCCGCGACACTTCCTGTTCTCGCTCTGA
- a CDS encoding SH3 domain-containing protein has product MKTMLLGLLVAAAGGEPPPAYVLGSSVNLRKEAGKTAEVLQKLPIGTECRTLESLEGGWARVRCGEAEGFVVGAFLGPEKPSAEKLAAEAKDPKRTLLQREESALRAATLAPEDAGLKRELATLFFERNLEAVARLKKPSLRRPFEFDCTVNDPARCLRGTSALFVDGVKVRAETKKNLFVIAFGTAETLTVYRGRFRFDNKHFERTQEAHVQGEVLEEMTSAITHSLDRALFSEAAMPSKNELWPAFGRYVLSEAAAQFVAEISSEWALLTLESEDGVPRVRWNACLKRPYKLLLRRDIHGRVLVVIEGPGGGLERYWVTAASKSENSLDLTLEDFYGRHVRQERFKLPEPGADIAFLGKAAYTYALSKYPDTGGECLEGGP; this is encoded by the coding sequence ATGAAGACGATGCTGCTAGGTCTGCTGGTGGCCGCCGCTGGGGGAGAGCCGCCGCCGGCATACGTGCTGGGTTCCTCGGTGAATCTGCGGAAGGAAGCTGGCAAGACGGCGGAGGTCCTCCAGAAGCTGCCCATCGGGACGGAGTGCCGAACGCTGGAGTCCCTTGAGGGGGGCTGGGCCCGGGTGCGCTGCGGAGAGGCGGAAGGCTTCGTGGTGGGGGCGTTTCTGGGCCCCGAGAAGCCGTCGGCGGAGAAGCTCGCCGCGGAGGCCAAGGACCCGAAGCGGACGTTGCTGCAGCGAGAGGAGAGCGCTCTGCGTGCCGCCACGTTGGCTCCGGAGGACGCCGGCCTCAAGAGAGAGCTGGCGACGTTGTTCTTCGAGCGCAACCTGGAGGCCGTCGCGCGGCTGAAGAAACCGAGCCTGCGGAGGCCGTTCGAGTTTGACTGCACGGTGAATGATCCGGCTCGGTGCCTCCGGGGTACGAGCGCGCTCTTCGTCGACGGCGTCAAGGTTCGGGCCGAGACGAAGAAGAATCTGTTTGTCATCGCGTTTGGCACGGCGGAGACCTTGACGGTCTACCGGGGTCGGTTCCGATTCGACAACAAGCACTTCGAGAGGACTCAGGAGGCTCATGTTCAGGGTGAGGTTCTGGAGGAGATGACCTCCGCAATCACCCATTCCCTCGATAGGGCTCTCTTCTCAGAGGCCGCAATGCCTTCGAAGAACGAGTTGTGGCCAGCCTTCGGGCGATACGTGTTGAGCGAGGCTGCGGCACAGTTCGTTGCGGAAATTTCATCTGAATGGGCGTTGCTGACGTTGGAGAGTGAGGATGGCGTTCCCAGGGTGCGATGGAACGCTTGCCTGAAGAGACCCTACAAGCTGTTGTTGAGGCGTGACATTCATGGGCGGGTGCTCGTCGTCATCGAGGGACCAGGTGGCGGCTTGGAGCGGTATTGGGTGACGGCTGCATCGAAGAGTGAGAACAGCCTCGACCTGACGCTCGAAGACTTTTACGGGCGGCACGTGCGTCAAGAGCGCTTCAAACTGCCGGAGCCCGGAGCGGACATCGCGTTCTTGGGAAAGGCCGCCTACACATATGCGCTTTCGAAGTATCCCGATACTGGGGGGGAGTGTCTGGAAGGTGGTCCCTGA
- a CDS encoding N-acetylmuramoyl-L-alanine amidase family protein: protein MPKTFLLLGLGLALWARPAASSEPTTVAPAPTWPAPGAPLTVSEVRFPKDFGKRRIYLDAGHGAEGNTGNKGVTCEDEETFTLRVAEDLAKRLEATGHFQVRLSRRPGERVPYPTRVTGAERWRAHAMLSLHSDSRGTATLWSPNPDQECNRQDSAPGFTVLWSESAEATALLHAGRAGLARSLAHRLGQAGFPPYDGVDYEGLYAIDSEHPGVFVAREPTHRQIFVLRKPRIPSVIIETHHALDFEEAARWSEQRTLEAFAAAVAQGLVDALAPEAPPQPRTTRPR from the coding sequence ATGCCGAAGACCTTTCTGCTGCTGGGACTGGGACTCGCTCTGTGGGCAAGGCCTGCTGCCTCTTCCGAGCCCACCACTGTCGCTCCCGCTCCCACATGGCCCGCTCCGGGTGCGCCCCTCACCGTTTCCGAGGTGCGCTTCCCCAAGGACTTTGGAAAGCGACGCATCTACCTGGACGCGGGGCACGGCGCGGAGGGGAACACCGGCAACAAAGGCGTCACCTGCGAGGACGAGGAGACCTTTACCCTCCGAGTGGCGGAAGACCTGGCGAAGCGACTGGAGGCAACCGGCCACTTCCAGGTGCGCCTGAGTCGCAGGCCGGGGGAGCGCGTCCCCTATCCCACCCGCGTCACAGGCGCCGAGCGGTGGCGCGCCCATGCCATGCTCAGCCTGCACTCCGACTCGCGTGGCACCGCCACGCTATGGTCTCCAAATCCGGACCAGGAGTGCAACCGGCAGGACTCCGCCCCTGGCTTCACCGTGCTCTGGTCCGAGTCCGCGGAAGCCACCGCGCTCCTCCACGCCGGCCGCGCGGGCCTGGCGCGCTCGCTGGCGCACCGGCTGGGCCAGGCGGGTTTCCCGCCCTATGATGGCGTGGACTACGAAGGCCTCTACGCCATCGACTCCGAGCACCCCGGCGTCTTCGTGGCCCGAGAGCCCACGCACAGGCAGATCTTCGTACTTCGAAAGCCGCGAATCCCCTCCGTCATCATCGAGACCCACCATGCGCTCGACTTCGAGGAGGCCGCACGGTGGAGCGAGCAGCGGACGCTGGAAGCCTTCGCCGCCGCCGTGGCCCAGGGACTCGTGGATGCGCTCGCGCCCGAAGCGCCCCCCCAGCCACGCACAACCCGCCCCCGCTGA